The Anas acuta chromosome 2, bAnaAcu1.1, whole genome shotgun sequence genome contains a region encoding:
- the GEM gene encoding GTP-binding protein GEM has translation MTLNNVTMRRTHTSSLQQQQQRWSIPADGKNLLVQKDSNEYNAQKRYTISPDEYYRRSWSSESSDSVISSESGSNCYRVVLIGEHGVGKSSLANIFAGVHDSIDSDCEVLGEDTYERTLMVDGESATIILLDMWDNKREGEWIRDHCMKVGDAYLIVYSITDRASFEKASELRIELRRARQKEDIPIILVGNKSDLVRCREVSVAEGRACAVVFDCKFIETSAAVQHNVKELFEGIVRQVRLRRDSKEKNEKRLAYQKRRESIPKKARRFWGKIVAKNNKNMAFKLKSKSCHDLSVL, from the exons ATGACCCTCAACAACGTTACCATGCGTCGCACCCacaccagcagcctgcagcagcagcagcagcggtggAGCATCCCCGCTGATGGCAAGAACCTGCTGGTCCAGAAGGACTCCAACGAGTACAACGCACAGAAGAGATACACCATCAGCCCCGACGAGTACTACAGAAGGAGCTGGTCCTCGGAGTCGTCCGACTCTGTCATCTCCTCTGAGTCTGGCAGCAATTGCTACCGGGTGGTGCTGATCGGGGAGCACGGCGTGGGCAAGTCGTCGCTGGCCAACATCTTCGCGGGGGTACACGACAGCATCGACAGCGACTGCGAGGTGTTGGGAG aagacACGTATGAAAGAACCCTGATGGTGGATGGGGAGAGTGCGACCATTATACTGCTGGACATGTGGGATAATAAG CGTGAAGGAGAATGGATTCGAGACCACTGCATGAAAGTGGGAGATGCATACCTGATTGTCTACTCCATCACAGACCGAGCAAGCTTTGAGAAGGCCTCCGAACTCAGAATAGAGCTCCGCAGAGCTCGCCAGAAAGAAGATATTCCCATTATTTTGGTTGGCAACAAAAGCGACCTTGTCAGGTGCCGCGAAGTTTCAGTGGCAG AGGGCCGAGCATGCGCCGTTGTGTTCGACTGCAAGTTCATCGAGACCTCGGCAGCCGTGCAGCACAACGTGAAGGAGCTCTTTGAAGGCATCGTGCGGCAAGTCCGGCTCCGGAGGGACAGCAAGGAAAAGAACGAGAAGAGGCTGGCTTACCAGAAGCGGAGGGAGAGCATCCCGAAGAAAGCCAGGCGGTTCTGGGGCAAAATAGTTGCCAAGAACAACAAGAATATGGCCTTCAAACTCAAGTCCAAGTCTTGCCATGACTTATCAGTACTTTAA